From one Humulus lupulus chromosome 8, drHumLupu1.1, whole genome shotgun sequence genomic stretch:
- the LOC133797197 gene encoding K(+) efflux antiporter 4 isoform X1 has product MRVRSSSILAFFFLLALPSIIFPLLATADSVQSNSASEEINATTILDADDDSNSTRSRSNEDSFADMIDRALEREFPENEQNEATDAGSFNNSVAGQQAVLETVARVKSKKNDTKEEKSFQFHDVFNNENQAEDMPTLIDRKDNVFIISNRKSKFPVLQLDARLISDLVVVIVSATCGGIAFACAGQPVITGYLLAGSVIGPGGLSFVSEMVQVETVAQFGVIFLLFALGLEFSATKLRVVRAVAVLGGLLQIFLFMCLCGITASLCGGKSSEGVFVGAFLSMSSTAVVLKFLMEKNSINALHGQVTVGTLILQDCAVGLLFALLPVLGGTSGVLQGVMSMTKSLVVLISFLAILSIVSRTCVPWFLKLMISLSSQTNELYQLASVAFCLLVAWCSDKLGLSLELGSFAAGVMISTTDLGQHTLEQVEPIRNFFAALFLASIGMLIHVHFLWNHVDILLAAVILVIIIKTVVVATVVKGFGYNNKTSLLVGMSLAQIGEFAFVLLSRASNLHLVEGKLYLLLLGTTALSLVTTPLLFKLIPAVVHLGVLLRWFSPDSPSEIGHKGDNLRSDSAKRIAILVHGSHDS; this is encoded by the exons ATGAGGGTCCGATCTTCTTCCATTCTCGCATTCTTCTTCCTCCTTGCTCTCCCTTCTATCATTTTTCCCCTCCTCGCCACCGCCGATTCGGTCCAGTCCAACTCAGCCTCGGAGGAGATCAATGCCACCACTATCCTCGACGCCGACGACGACTCTAACTCTACGCGGTCGAGATCCAATGAGGACAGCTTTGCCGACATGATCGATCGGGCGCTGGAGAGAGAGTTCCCCGAGAATGAGCAGAATGAAG CCACGGATGCTGGTAGCTTCAACAACAGTGTTGCCGGGCAGCAG GCTGTTTTGGAAACTGTTGCTAGAGTCAAGTCCAAGAAAAATGACACCAAAGAGGAAAA GTCATTTCAGTTTCATGATGTTTTCAATAATGAGAATCAAGCTGAAGATATGCCAACACTGATAGATCGCAAG GACAATGTTTTTATTATATCTAATCGGAAGTCAAAGTTTCCTGTGCTTCAACTTGACGCAAG GCTGATATCAGACCTTGTAGTCGTCATTGTCTCTGCAACTTGTGGTGGCATTGCTTTCGCCTGCGCTGGACAACCG GTTATTACTGGATATCTGCTTGCAGGATCTGTCATTGGCCCAGGAGGCTTGAGTTTTGTCAGTGAAATGGTGCAA GTTGAGACAGTTGCTCAGTTTGGtgtcatttttcttctttttgcaCTAGGCCTGGAGTTTTCTGCTACAAAG CTTCGTGTGGTTCGGGCTGTGGCTGTACTAGGAGGTCTACTCCAGATTTTCctgtttatgtgcttatgtggAATAACAGCTTCT TTATGTGGTGGTAAATCTTCAGAGGGAGTATTTGTTGGAGCATTTCTTTCTATGTCTTCAACTGCGGTG GTTTTGAAATTCTTGATGGAGAAAAATAGCATCAATGCCCTTCATGGTCAGGTCACAGTTGGCACTCTTATTCTGCAG GATTGTGCTGTCGGTTTGCTGTTTGCCTTGCTTCCGGTTCTTGGTGGTACTTCTGGTGTTCTTCAAGGAGTGATGTCCATGACCAAATC GTTGGTGGTTCTGATATCATTTTTGGCTATCTTGTCAATAGTATCTCGTACTTGTGTGCCATGGTTCCTTAAGCTCATGATAAGCCTATCATCTCAG actaATGAACTCTATCAACTGGCATCAGTGGCATTTTGCTTGCTTGTTGCTTGG TGTAGTGATAAGCTGGGTTTAAGCCTTGAACTTGGCTCATTTGCTGCTGGAGTGATGATTTCAACTACTGATCTTGGTCAACATACACTTGAACAA GTCGAGCCTATTCGTAATTTTTTTGCTGCTCTATTCCTTGCCAGCATAGGGATGTTAATACATGTTCATTTTCTATGGAACCATGTTGATATATTACTTGCAGCTGTTATTTTGGTGATCATTATAAAAACTGTTGTGGTTGCTACTGTTGTCAAGGGGTTCGGATATAACAACAAGACATCTCTTCTT GTTGGCATGTCTCTGGCACAAATTGGTGAATTTGCCTTTGTTCTTTTGAGTCGTGCTTCTAATCTTCATTTGGTAGAG GGAAAATTATATCTATTGCTTCTTGGAACGACAGCTCTCAGTCTG GTAACCACGCCATTGCTCTTCAAGTTGATTCCTGCTGTTGTTCATCTTGGGGTCTTATTGCGGTGGTTTTCTCCAGATAGCCCAAGCGAG ATTGGACATAAAGGGGATAATCTTCGGTCAGACAGTGCTAAACGGATTGCTATCTTGGTCCACGGCTCTCATGATTCATGA
- the LOC133797197 gene encoding K(+) efflux antiporter 4 isoform X2, with amino-acid sequence MRVRSSSILAFFFLLALPSIIFPLLATADSVQSNSASEEINATTILDADDDSNSTRSRSNEDSFADMIDRALEREFPENEQNEATDAGSFNNSVAGQQAVLETVARVKSKKNDTKEEKSFQFHDVFNNENQAEDMPTLIDRKDNVFIISNRKSKFPVLQLDARLISDLVVVIVSATCGGIAFACAGQPVITGYLLAGSVIGPGGLSFVSEMVQVETVAQFGVIFLLFALGLEFSATKLRVVRAVAVLGGLLQIFLFMCLCGITASLCGGKSSEGVFVGAFLSMSSTAVVLKFLMEKNSINALHGQVTVGTLILQDCAVGLLFALLPVLGGTSGVLQGVMSMTKSLVVLISFLAILSIVSRTCVPWFLKLMISLSSQTNELYQLASVAFCLLVAWCSDKLGLSLELGSFAAGVMISTTDLGQHTLEQVEPIRNFFAALFLASIGMLIHVHFLWNHVDILLAAVILVIIIKTVVVATVVKGFGYNNKTSLLVGMSLAQIGEFAFVLLSRASNLHLVEGKLYLLLLGTTALSLVTTPLLFKLIPAVVHLGVLLRWFSPDSPSEVLKSAKEVD; translated from the exons ATGAGGGTCCGATCTTCTTCCATTCTCGCATTCTTCTTCCTCCTTGCTCTCCCTTCTATCATTTTTCCCCTCCTCGCCACCGCCGATTCGGTCCAGTCCAACTCAGCCTCGGAGGAGATCAATGCCACCACTATCCTCGACGCCGACGACGACTCTAACTCTACGCGGTCGAGATCCAATGAGGACAGCTTTGCCGACATGATCGATCGGGCGCTGGAGAGAGAGTTCCCCGAGAATGAGCAGAATGAAG CCACGGATGCTGGTAGCTTCAACAACAGTGTTGCCGGGCAGCAG GCTGTTTTGGAAACTGTTGCTAGAGTCAAGTCCAAGAAAAATGACACCAAAGAGGAAAA GTCATTTCAGTTTCATGATGTTTTCAATAATGAGAATCAAGCTGAAGATATGCCAACACTGATAGATCGCAAG GACAATGTTTTTATTATATCTAATCGGAAGTCAAAGTTTCCTGTGCTTCAACTTGACGCAAG GCTGATATCAGACCTTGTAGTCGTCATTGTCTCTGCAACTTGTGGTGGCATTGCTTTCGCCTGCGCTGGACAACCG GTTATTACTGGATATCTGCTTGCAGGATCTGTCATTGGCCCAGGAGGCTTGAGTTTTGTCAGTGAAATGGTGCAA GTTGAGACAGTTGCTCAGTTTGGtgtcatttttcttctttttgcaCTAGGCCTGGAGTTTTCTGCTACAAAG CTTCGTGTGGTTCGGGCTGTGGCTGTACTAGGAGGTCTACTCCAGATTTTCctgtttatgtgcttatgtggAATAACAGCTTCT TTATGTGGTGGTAAATCTTCAGAGGGAGTATTTGTTGGAGCATTTCTTTCTATGTCTTCAACTGCGGTG GTTTTGAAATTCTTGATGGAGAAAAATAGCATCAATGCCCTTCATGGTCAGGTCACAGTTGGCACTCTTATTCTGCAG GATTGTGCTGTCGGTTTGCTGTTTGCCTTGCTTCCGGTTCTTGGTGGTACTTCTGGTGTTCTTCAAGGAGTGATGTCCATGACCAAATC GTTGGTGGTTCTGATATCATTTTTGGCTATCTTGTCAATAGTATCTCGTACTTGTGTGCCATGGTTCCTTAAGCTCATGATAAGCCTATCATCTCAG actaATGAACTCTATCAACTGGCATCAGTGGCATTTTGCTTGCTTGTTGCTTGG TGTAGTGATAAGCTGGGTTTAAGCCTTGAACTTGGCTCATTTGCTGCTGGAGTGATGATTTCAACTACTGATCTTGGTCAACATACACTTGAACAA GTCGAGCCTATTCGTAATTTTTTTGCTGCTCTATTCCTTGCCAGCATAGGGATGTTAATACATGTTCATTTTCTATGGAACCATGTTGATATATTACTTGCAGCTGTTATTTTGGTGATCATTATAAAAACTGTTGTGGTTGCTACTGTTGTCAAGGGGTTCGGATATAACAACAAGACATCTCTTCTT GTTGGCATGTCTCTGGCACAAATTGGTGAATTTGCCTTTGTTCTTTTGAGTCGTGCTTCTAATCTTCATTTGGTAGAG GGAAAATTATATCTATTGCTTCTTGGAACGACAGCTCTCAGTCTG GTAACCACGCCATTGCTCTTCAAGTTGATTCCTGCTGTTGTTCATCTTGGGGTCTTATTGCGGTGGTTTTCTCCAGATAGCCCAAGCGAG GTGCTTAAGAGTGCAAAAGAGGTGGATTGA